A genomic stretch from Enterobacter dykesii includes:
- the metQ gene encoding methionine ABC transporter substrate-binding lipoprotein MetQ: MAFKLKTFAAVGALIGSLALVGCGQDEKDPNHIKVGVIVGAEQQVAEVAQKVAKEKYGLDVELVTFNDYVLPNEALSKGDIDANAFQHKPYLDQQIKDRGYKLVGVGNTFVYPIAGYSKKIKSLDELQPGSQVAVPNDPTNLGRSLLLLQKVGLIKLKDGVGLLPTVLDVTENPKNLKIVELEAPQLPRSLDDAQIALAVINTTYASQIGLTPAKDGIFVEDKDSPYVNLIVTREDNKDAENVKKFVQAYQSDEVYQEANKVFNGGAVKGW, encoded by the coding sequence ATGGCGTTTAAATTAAAGACCTTCGCAGCAGTAGGCGCGCTGATCGGCTCTCTGGCACTGGTGGGTTGCGGTCAGGACGAAAAAGATCCAAACCACATTAAAGTGGGCGTTATCGTGGGTGCAGAACAGCAGGTTGCGGAAGTTGCTCAGAAAGTGGCGAAAGAGAAATATGGCCTGGACGTGGAGCTGGTAACCTTTAACGATTACGTTCTGCCGAACGAAGCGCTGAGCAAAGGCGATATCGACGCTAACGCCTTCCAGCATAAGCCATATCTGGATCAGCAGATCAAAGATCGCGGTTATAAACTGGTGGGTGTCGGTAACACCTTCGTTTATCCAATTGCCGGTTACTCTAAGAAAATTAAATCACTGGACGAACTGCAGCCGGGCTCTCAGGTTGCCGTCCCTAACGACCCAACTAACCTTGGCCGTTCCCTGCTGCTGCTGCAGAAAGTGGGCCTGATCAAACTGAAAGACGGTGTTGGCCTGCTGCCAACCGTTCTGGACGTCACCGAGAACCCGAAAAATCTGAAAATTGTTGAACTGGAAGCACCGCAGCTGCCACGTTCTCTGGACGATGCGCAGATTGCTCTGGCCGTTATCAACACCACTTACGCCAGCCAGATTGGCCTGACGCCAGCCAAAGACGGTATCTTCGTTGAAGATAAAGACTCCCCGTACGTTAACCTGATCGTGACTCGCGAAGACAACAAGGACGCGGAAAACGTGAAGAAATTCGTTCAGGCCTATCAGTCAGATGAAGTTTACCAGGAAGCCAACAAAGTGTTTAACGGCGGCGCTGTTAAAGGCTGGTAA
- a CDS encoding methionine ABC transporter permease MetI, translated as MSEPMMWLLVRGVWETLAMTFVSGFFGFVIGLPVGVLLYVTRPGQIIENAKLYRTLSALVNIFRSIPFIILLVWMIPFTRVIVGTSIGLQAAIVPLTVGAAPFIARMVENALLEIPTGLIEASRAMGATPMQIVRKVLLPEALPGLVNAATITLITLVGYSAMGGAVGAGGLGQIGYQYGYIGYNATVMNTVLVLLVVLVYLIQFSGDRIVRTVTHK; from the coding sequence ATGTCTGAGCCGATGATGTGGCTGCTGGTTCGCGGCGTTTGGGAAACGCTGGCAATGACCTTTGTCTCTGGCTTCTTTGGTTTTGTGATTGGCCTGCCGGTCGGCGTATTGCTGTACGTGACGCGTCCGGGTCAAATCATTGAGAACGCGAAACTGTACCGTACGCTCTCCGCGCTGGTGAACATCTTCCGTTCTATTCCCTTCATTATTCTGCTGGTGTGGATGATTCCGTTTACCCGCGTGATCGTCGGAACGTCTATCGGACTGCAGGCGGCCATTGTTCCGCTGACCGTGGGGGCTGCGCCGTTTATCGCCCGTATGGTGGAAAACGCCCTGCTGGAGATCCCAACAGGTTTGATCGAAGCCTCACGCGCGATGGGCGCAACGCCGATGCAGATCGTCCGCAAAGTTCTGCTCCCGGAAGCACTGCCAGGCCTGGTGAACGCGGCAACCATCACGCTCATCACGCTGGTCGGTTATTCCGCAATGGGTGGCGCAGTTGGCGCTGGCGGTTTAGGTCAGATTGGTTACCAGTACGGGTATATTGGATATAACGCGACCGTGATGAATACCGTACTGGTATTGCTGGTTGTTCTGGTTTATTTAATCCAGTTCTCCGGCGATCGCATCGTCCGGACCGTTACTCACAAATAA
- the metN gene encoding methionine ABC transporter ATP-binding protein MetN, translating into MIKLSNITKVFQQGNRTIQALNNVSLHVPAGQIYGVIGASGAGKSTLIRCVNLLERPTQGSVEVGGQELTALSEKELTKARRQIGMIFQHFNLLASRTVFGNVALPLELDNTPKEEVKRRVTELLDLVGLGDKHDSYPANLSGGQKQRVAIARALASNPKVLLCDEATSALDPATTRSILELLKDINRRLGLTILLITHEMDVVKRICDCVAVISNGELIEQDTVSEVFSHPKTPLAQQFIQSTLHLDIPEDYLERLKTEPEANSVPMLRMEFTGQSVDAPLLSETARRFNVNNNIISAQMDYAGGVKFGIMLTEMHGTQEETQAAIAWLQEHHVKVEVLGYV; encoded by the coding sequence ATGATTAAACTTTCCAATATCACCAAAGTGTTCCAGCAGGGGAACCGAACCATTCAGGCGCTGAACAACGTCAGCCTGCATGTTCCTGCTGGTCAAATTTATGGCGTCATTGGCGCATCAGGTGCAGGTAAAAGCACGCTGATTCGTTGTGTTAACCTGCTTGAGCGCCCAACCCAGGGCAGCGTAGAAGTTGGCGGCCAGGAACTTACCGCCCTCTCAGAGAAAGAACTCACCAAAGCGCGTCGTCAGATTGGCATGATCTTCCAGCACTTTAACCTGCTGGCTTCCCGCACCGTGTTCGGCAACGTTGCCCTGCCGCTTGAGCTGGATAACACGCCGAAAGAAGAAGTGAAGCGTCGCGTTACCGAGCTGCTCGACCTCGTGGGTCTGGGCGATAAGCATGATAGCTACCCGGCAAATCTGTCCGGTGGGCAAAAGCAGCGTGTGGCCATTGCCCGCGCGCTGGCAAGTAATCCTAAGGTACTGCTGTGCGATGAAGCCACCAGCGCACTGGATCCGGCCACCACGCGTTCGATTCTGGAACTGCTGAAAGACATTAACCGTCGCCTGGGCCTGACGATCCTCCTTATTACACATGAGATGGACGTGGTGAAACGCATCTGCGACTGCGTGGCGGTCATCAGCAACGGTGAACTGATCGAGCAGGACACGGTAAGTGAAGTGTTCTCGCATCCGAAGACGCCGCTGGCACAGCAGTTCATCCAGTCCACGCTGCATCTGGATATTCCGGAAGATTATCTGGAGCGTTTGAAAACCGAACCCGAAGCAAACAGCGTCCCGATGCTGCGTATGGAGTTCACCGGTCAGTCCGTTGACGCTCCCCTGCTTTCCGAAACCGCGCGTCGCTTTAACGTGAACAACAACATCATCAGCGCGCAGATGGATTACGCAGGTGGCGTGAAGTTCGGCATCATGCTGACAGAAATGCACGGCACACAAGAAGAAACCCAGGCCGCAATTGCCTGGCTGCAGGAACACCACGTAAAAGTAGAGGTACTGGGTTATGTCTGA
- the gmhB gene encoding D-glycero-beta-D-manno-heptose 1,7-bisphosphate 7-phosphatase, with protein MAKSVPAIFLDRDGTINVDHGYVHEIDEFEFIEGVIDAMRQLKEMGYALVVVTNQSGIARGKFTEAQFETLTEWMDWSLADRGVDLDGIYYCPHHPQGTVEAYRQTCDCRKPHPGMFISAQEFLHIDMAASYMVGDKLEDMQAAAAAGVGTKILVRTGKPVTPEAENAADWVINSLADLPKEIKKHQK; from the coding sequence GTGGCAAAATCAGTACCCGCAATTTTTCTCGATCGTGACGGCACTATTAATGTGGATCACGGTTATGTCCATGAGATTGATGAGTTCGAGTTTATCGAGGGCGTAATAGATGCCATGCGCCAGCTGAAAGAGATGGGTTATGCGCTGGTGGTTGTGACGAACCAGTCCGGTATTGCACGCGGTAAATTCACCGAAGCGCAGTTCGAGACGCTGACGGAATGGATGGACTGGTCGTTGGCCGACCGCGGTGTGGATCTCGACGGCATCTACTATTGTCCTCACCATCCGCAGGGAACCGTTGAAGCGTATCGTCAGACCTGTGACTGCCGTAAGCCGCATCCGGGGATGTTCATCTCTGCACAGGAGTTCCTGCACATCGATATGGCTGCTTCTTATATGGTGGGCGATAAACTGGAAGATATGCAGGCAGCAGCAGCAGCGGGTGTAGGGACCAAAATATTAGTTCGCACCGGTAAGCCAGTGACGCCAGAAGCAGAAAATGCAGCGGATTGGGTGATTAATAGTCTGGCCGATCTGCCAAAAGAGATTAAAAAGCACCAAAAATAG
- the dkgB gene encoding 2,5-didehydrogluconate reductase DkgB has product MTLPAFGLGTFRLKDDVVIASVKTALEQGYRAVDTAQIYENEAAVGQALEESGVPRNELFITTKIWIENLSKDKLIPSLKESLKKLRTDYVDLTLIHWPSPNDAVSVEEFMQTLLEAKAQGLTREIGISNFTIPLMEKAIAAVGAENIATNQIELSPYLQNRKVVDWAKQHGIHITSYMTLAYGKALKDEVITRIAEKHNATAAQVILAWAMGEGYAVIPSSTKRENLASNLLAADLHLDADDKKAIAALECNDRLVSPEGLAPDWD; this is encoded by the coding sequence ATGACTCTCCCTGCATTTGGTCTGGGCACTTTCCGCCTGAAAGACGACGTTGTTATCGCATCGGTTAAAACCGCACTCGAACAGGGCTATCGTGCGGTTGATACGGCACAGATCTATGAAAATGAAGCTGCCGTTGGACAAGCTCTCGAAGAGAGCGGTGTACCGCGTAACGAACTGTTTATCACCACGAAAATCTGGATTGAGAATCTCAGCAAAGATAAGCTGATCCCTAGCCTGAAAGAGAGTCTGAAAAAGCTGCGTACTGACTACGTGGATCTGACGCTGATCCACTGGCCCTCACCGAACGATGCCGTTTCTGTGGAAGAATTCATGCAGACACTTCTGGAAGCGAAAGCTCAGGGCTTAACCCGCGAAATTGGGATCTCCAACTTCACCATCCCGCTGATGGAAAAAGCCATTGCTGCTGTTGGCGCAGAAAATATCGCGACCAACCAGATTGAGCTGTCTCCCTACCTGCAAAACCGCAAAGTCGTGGACTGGGCAAAACAGCACGGGATCCACATCACCTCCTATATGACGCTGGCCTACGGTAAAGCGCTGAAAGATGAAGTGATTACGCGTATCGCAGAGAAACATAACGCGACTGCCGCGCAGGTGATTCTGGCATGGGCAATGGGTGAAGGTTATGCCGTGATCCCATCATCAACTAAGCGTGAAAACCTGGCCAGCAACCTGTTAGCAGCGGATCTTCATCTGGATGCAGATGATAAAAAAGCGATCGCCGCACTTGAATGCAACGATCGCCTGGTCAGCCCGGAAGGTTTAGCTCCTGACTGGGATTAA
- the yafC gene encoding DNA-binding transcriptional regulator YafC — MKATSEELTIFVAVVESGSFSRAAEQLGQANSAISRSVKKLEMKLGVSLLNRTTRQLSLTEEGERYFRRVQSVLQEMAAAETEIMETRSTPRGLLRIDAATPVVLHFLMPLIKPFRERYPEMTLSLVSSETFINLIERKVDVAIRAGTLTDSSLRARPLFASYRKIIASPEYIAEHGKPETVEELKQHLCLGFTEPVSLNTWPVACHDGQLHEITCGLSSNSGETLKQLCLEGNGIACLSDYMIDKEIARGELVELMADKRLPVEMPFSAVYYSDRAVSTRIRAFIDFLSEHIKTAPGGAA; from the coding sequence ATGAAAGCAACATCGGAAGAGCTGACAATCTTTGTCGCCGTCGTTGAAAGCGGCAGCTTTAGCCGCGCGGCCGAACAGCTGGGACAGGCTAACTCGGCTATCAGCCGTTCGGTAAAAAAACTGGAGATGAAGCTTGGAGTGAGTCTGCTCAACCGTACGACGCGGCAGCTGAGCCTGACGGAAGAAGGAGAGCGTTACTTCCGCCGCGTGCAGTCGGTACTGCAGGAGATGGCCGCAGCGGAGACGGAGATTATGGAGACCCGCAGTACGCCGCGTGGATTACTGCGCATTGATGCGGCAACGCCGGTCGTGCTTCACTTTCTGATGCCGCTGATCAAACCTTTCCGCGAACGCTATCCTGAGATGACGCTTTCGCTGGTCTCCTCAGAGACGTTTATCAACCTCATCGAGCGGAAAGTGGATGTGGCTATCCGGGCGGGAACCCTGACAGATTCAAGCTTGCGTGCCCGCCCTCTGTTTGCCAGCTACCGCAAAATTATCGCATCACCAGAGTATATTGCCGAACATGGTAAACCGGAGACGGTTGAAGAATTGAAGCAGCATCTGTGCCTTGGCTTTACGGAGCCGGTGTCGCTGAACACCTGGCCTGTCGCCTGTCATGATGGTCAACTTCATGAGATTACCTGCGGATTATCCTCAAACAGCGGGGAAACGCTGAAGCAGCTGTGTCTTGAAGGAAATGGTATCGCCTGCTTGTCAGACTATATGATTGACAAGGAGATAGCCCGGGGTGAACTGGTGGAGCTAATGGCCGATAAACGTCTGCCGGTCGAAATGCCTTTTAGCGCGGTGTATTACAGTGACAGAGCGGTAAGCACGCGCATTCGCGCCTTTATTGACTTCCTGAGTGAACATATAAAAACAGCTCCCGGAGGAGCTGCGTGA